The genomic segment TCAGGACCGATTCCGGCATACCCCTTGTTGGCGCCCTGCCCTGGGGCAGCCACTTCTGCCAGTTCTACCAAACGCAGCAGGACATGCTCGACATCGTCGTCCCCTACTTCCGCACCGGGCTCCAGCGCAACGAGATGTGCGTCTGGGTCACCTCGGACTTCCTCACCCGCGACGAGGCCCTGGTGGCCCTCGCGGACGGCGTCCCCGGGTTCGACGCCTACCGCCACGGACAGCAGATGGAGGTCTTCCCCCACACCGACTGGTATCTCAAGGGCGGGAAGTTCGACCTCGAGCGCACGCTCCGCATGTGGATGGAGAAGCACGCAGAGGCCCTGGCAC from the bacterium genome contains:
- a CDS encoding MEDS domain-containing protein; the protein is MSATDQFRTDSGIPLVGALPWGSHFCQFYQTQQDMLDIVVPYFRTGLQRNEMCVWVTSDFLTRDEALVALADGVPGFDAYRHGQQMEVFPHTDWYLKGGKFDLERTLRMWMEKHAEALARGFEGLRVSGSPYWIDNRKDWDDFACYEAEINRVIGGTKLLVLCTYALHKCGVVEILDVVKNHEFALAMNAGKWQIVNMPVSSCQRRPER